A region of Immundisolibacter sp. DNA encodes the following proteins:
- the gspH gene encoding type II secretion system minor pseudopilin GspH: MHRQRAFTLLELVVVLALIGVILSFARLSLGDGGAAARLEQDARTLAAALRLAHDEAVLDGREFGLRLAADGYDFMQLSGKTWRPLTGRQPLRARRLSAGQQLTLRVDGYPVALEESLDGVDRPQVFLLSSGEATPFCVAVEGREQRAWQVCAQADGEIAVTAPEVAG; encoded by the coding sequence ATGCACCGTCAGCGCGCCTTCACCCTGCTCGAACTGGTGGTCGTGCTGGCGCTGATCGGTGTGATCCTGTCGTTCGCGCGCCTGTCGCTGGGCGATGGCGGCGCCGCGGCGCGGCTGGAGCAGGACGCCCGCACGCTGGCGGCGGCGCTGCGCCTGGCGCACGACGAGGCGGTGCTGGACGGGCGCGAGTTCGGCCTGCGCCTGGCCGCGGACGGCTACGACTTCATGCAGTTGTCGGGCAAGACCTGGCGGCCCCTGACCGGTCGCCAGCCGCTGCGGGCGCGCCGGCTGAGCGCAGGCCAGCAGCTGACGCTGCGCGTCGACGGCTACCCGGTGGCGCTGGAAGAAAGCCTGGACGGCGTCGACCGGCCGCAGGTCTTTCTGCTGTCGAGCGGCGAGGCGACGCCGTTTTGCGTCGCCGTCGAGGGCCGCGAGCAGCGCGCCTGGCAGGTGTGTGCGCAGGCCGACGGAGAAATTGCCGTGACCGCGCCCGAGGTCGCCGGCTGA
- the gspG gene encoding type II secretion system major pseudopilin GspG: MRADKRSESGFTLIEVMVVVVILGILAALVVPKIMGRPDEARVIKARQDIQAIEAALNLYRLDNHVYPGTDQGLKALVEKPSGEPPAPNWKAGGYLDRMPQDPWGRDYQYLNPGLHGEIDIWSYGADGQEGGEGVNADLGNWAKP, encoded by the coding sequence ATGCGTGCTGACAAGCGGAGTGAGAGCGGTTTCACCCTCATCGAGGTGATGGTGGTGGTGGTCATCCTGGGCATCCTGGCGGCGCTGGTGGTGCCCAAGATCATGGGCCGCCCGGACGAGGCGCGGGTCATCAAGGCCCGGCAGGACATCCAGGCCATCGAGGCGGCCCTGAACCTGTACCGCCTGGACAACCACGTGTATCCGGGCACCGACCAGGGCCTGAAGGCGCTGGTCGAGAAGCCCTCCGGCGAGCCGCCGGCGCCCAACTGGAAGGCCGGCGGTTACCTCGACCGCATGCCGCAGGACCCGTGGGGCCGCGACTACCAGTACCTGAACCCCGGCCTGCACGGCGAGATCGACATCTGGAGCTACGGCGCCGACGGCCAGGAAGGCGGCGAGGGCGTGAATGCCGATCTTGGCAACTGGGCGAAGCCCTGA
- the gspD gene encoding type II secretion system secretin GspD: MTVAALRARLAGLFLAWCALTAVAEPVTLNLKDADILALVELVAEATGRSFIVDPRVKGTVNVVSPGPLDKDALYEVFLSVLKVNGFVAVPSGAMTKILPDTSARTEAAFGAAPEARGDAPATRVIKLENVPAAALVPVLRPLLSKDAHLAAAPASNTLIISDAAANVERLSQIVRRMDLPASGDVETVALQNATATEVVRVLETLQQRTAGGEGGNARGAFVADERSNSVLIGGSRDTRLALRAIIANLDLPQADRSGNIHVVYLRYANAEDMKSVLEGVINALQKVPAAQGETDPSGGLSTVQSDPGTNALIVSAPPRLWSSIEAVVQKLDIPRAQLLVEAVVVEVSSTLARELGVQWRGSADYDNNRGVVGGTSFDNTGAGADRSNLNPFGNLGDGLNLGFLDGTRSILGANITMGVLVRALQADTGSNVLSTPSLVTLDNHEAEIIVGQNVPFITGSYSTPANVDNAPFQTIQREDIGLKLKVKPQINQDGTVRLEIAQEVSSISDATVGSDIITNKRAITTTAVVQDQQMVVLGGLMDSSLRRSESQVPVLGSIPLIGRMFRYSSTTGGKTNLMVFIRPQVLRDAQVTARVTGDKYDALRRLQRLDAQDREQLAPGAAPVLPALEEVLRGAEGAAAAAP; this comes from the coding sequence ATGACCGTTGCTGCGCTGCGTGCCCGCCTGGCGGGACTGTTCCTGGCCTGGTGTGCGCTGACTGCGGTAGCCGAGCCGGTGACGCTGAACCTGAAGGACGCCGACATTCTGGCGCTGGTGGAGCTGGTGGCCGAGGCCACCGGCCGCAGTTTCATAGTCGATCCGCGGGTCAAGGGCACGGTCAACGTCGTATCGCCCGGCCCACTGGACAAGGACGCCCTGTATGAGGTGTTTCTGTCGGTGCTGAAGGTCAACGGTTTCGTGGCCGTGCCCAGCGGCGCGATGACCAAGATTTTGCCGGACACCAGCGCCCGCACCGAGGCGGCCTTCGGCGCCGCGCCGGAAGCACGGGGCGACGCGCCGGCGACGCGGGTGATCAAGCTCGAAAATGTTCCGGCGGCGGCGTTGGTGCCGGTGCTGCGGCCGCTGCTGTCGAAGGACGCGCACCTGGCGGCGGCGCCGGCCAGCAATACGCTGATCATTTCCGACGCCGCCGCCAACGTGGAACGCCTGTCGCAAATCGTGCGCCGCATGGACCTGCCGGCCAGCGGCGACGTGGAGACGGTGGCCCTGCAAAACGCCACCGCCACCGAGGTCGTGCGCGTGCTGGAAACGCTGCAGCAGCGCACCGCCGGTGGCGAAGGCGGCAACGCGCGCGGCGCCTTCGTGGCCGATGAACGCAGCAACAGCGTGCTGATCGGCGGCAGTCGCGACACGCGCCTGGCCCTGCGCGCCATCATCGCCAACCTGGACCTGCCGCAGGCCGACCGCAGCGGCAACATCCACGTGGTCTACCTGCGTTATGCCAACGCCGAGGACATGAAATCGGTGCTCGAGGGCGTCATCAATGCCCTGCAGAAAGTGCCCGCAGCGCAGGGGGAGACGGATCCTTCGGGCGGTCTGTCCACGGTGCAGTCGGACCCGGGCACCAACGCCCTGATCGTGTCCGCCCCGCCCAGGCTGTGGTCGTCCATCGAGGCGGTGGTGCAGAAGCTGGACATTCCGCGCGCGCAATTGCTCGTGGAGGCGGTGGTGGTGGAGGTGTCGAGCACGCTGGCGCGCGAGCTTGGCGTGCAGTGGCGCGGCAGCGCGGATTACGACAACAACCGCGGCGTCGTCGGTGGCACGAGCTTCGACAATACCGGCGCCGGGGCGGATCGCAGCAACCTGAATCCGTTCGGCAACCTGGGCGATGGCCTGAATCTGGGATTTCTGGACGGCACGCGCAGCATCCTGGGCGCCAACATCACCATGGGCGTGCTGGTGCGGGCGCTGCAGGCCGATACCGGCAGCAATGTGCTGTCCACGCCCTCGCTGGTGACACTCGACAACCACGAGGCCGAGATCATCGTCGGCCAGAACGTGCCGTTCATCACCGGCTCCTACAGCACGCCGGCCAATGTGGACAACGCGCCGTTCCAGACCATCCAGCGCGAGGACATCGGCCTGAAGCTCAAGGTCAAGCCGCAGATCAACCAGGATGGCACCGTGCGGCTGGAGATTGCGCAGGAGGTGTCCTCGATCAGCGACGCCACGGTCGGCTCGGACATCATCACCAACAAGCGCGCCATCACCACCACGGCGGTGGTGCAGGACCAGCAGATGGTGGTGCTCGGTGGCCTGATGGACAGCAGCCTGCGGCGCAGCGAATCGCAGGTGCCGGTGTTGGGCTCCATTCCGCTGATCGGGCGCATGTTCCGCTACAGCTCGACCACCGGCGGCAAGACCAACCTGATGGTGTTCATCCGTCCGCAGGTGCTGCGTGATGCCCAGGTGACCGCCCGCGTCACCGGCGACAAGTACGACGCCCTGCGGCGCCTGCAGCGTCTGGATGCCCAGGACCGGGAACAGCTGGCGCCGGGTGCGGCGCCGGTGCTGCCGGCGCTCGAGGAGGTGCTGCGTGGAGCCGAAGGCGCCGCCGCTGCCGCCCCCTGA
- the gspJ gene encoding type II secretion system minor pseudopilin GspJ, whose protein sequence is MRTARGFTLLELVVALAVFAVLATLAYGSLARLLSAREQLASRAEALGRLQLAYSLLERDCQALVARPVRDELGDPEPPLRRAPDGSLEITQGAWSNPLDQPRAQLQRVRWQVRNGVLYRDAWPVLDRVPGSRPRSQRVLDEVQRFAVGIETGRTERAVSVRLDGRPFGPIEWLFVVAGDA, encoded by the coding sequence GTGAGGACGGCCCGCGGCTTCACGCTGCTCGAACTGGTGGTTGCCCTGGCGGTGTTCGCGGTGCTGGCGACGCTCGCCTACGGCAGCCTGGCGCGGCTGCTGTCCGCGCGCGAACAGCTCGCCAGTCGGGCCGAGGCGCTCGGCCGCCTGCAGCTGGCTTACTCCCTGCTGGAGCGCGATTGTCAGGCGCTGGTGGCGCGCCCGGTGCGGGACGAACTGGGCGATCCGGAGCCGCCGCTGCGCCGGGCGCCGGACGGCAGCCTCGAGATCACCCAGGGAGCCTGGAGCAACCCGCTCGATCAGCCGCGCGCGCAGCTGCAGCGCGTGCGCTGGCAGGTGCGAAACGGCGTGCTGTACCGCGATGCCTGGCCGGTGCTGGACCGGGTGCCGGGCAGCCGGCCGCGTTCGCAGCGCGTGCTGGACGAGGTACAGCGCTTCGCGGTCGGCATCGAGACGGGTCGGACTGAGCGGGCCGTGTCGGTAAGGCTCGATGGCCGGCCGTTCGGCCCGATCGAGTGGCTGTTCGTGGTCGCGGGGGACGCATGA
- the gspE gene encoding type II secretion system ATPase GspE yields MEPKAPPLPPPDAPAVPTLPFAYANRHGVLLGEADADSALLLYRPGLQAHTLAEVRRLLQRPLQLQAVTADAFEAALRRAYEDGGRASAQVIDDIGDSANLDDLAQALSQPQDLLDSADDAPIIRLLNALLAEAIREGASDIHIEPFEQHLVVRFRVDGVLREVLRPQPALASLVISRVKVMARLDIAEKRLPQDGRISLRVAGHAVDVRVSTIPSAHGERVVLRLLDKQAGRLDLTHLGLPDSLLTQVDALIHRPHGILLVTGPTGSGKTTSLYAMLTRLNDRSRNILTVEDPVEYYLDGIGQVPVNARIDMSFARGLRAILRQDPDVVMVGEIRDLETAQIAVQASLTGHLVLSTLHTNTAAGAVTRLRDMGIEPFLLASSLIGVIAQRLVRKLCPHCKRAYTASASECTLLGMDPAEPPTLHAAVGCAQCLDSGYRGRSGVYDLVLVDETLRGLIHDGAAEAALEEHARRHTPSLFDDGRRRLLAGDTSLDELLRVTQMQ; encoded by the coding sequence GTGGAGCCGAAGGCGCCGCCGCTGCCGCCCCCTGACGCGCCGGCTGTCCCGACGCTGCCGTTCGCCTACGCCAACCGGCACGGCGTGCTGCTGGGCGAGGCGGATGCCGACAGCGCGCTGCTGTTGTACCGCCCCGGCCTGCAGGCGCACACGCTGGCCGAGGTGCGGCGCCTGCTGCAGCGTCCGCTGCAGCTGCAGGCAGTCACGGCCGATGCCTTCGAGGCGGCGCTGCGCCGCGCCTACGAGGACGGCGGCCGCGCCAGCGCGCAGGTGATCGACGACATCGGCGACAGCGCGAACCTGGACGACCTGGCGCAGGCGCTGAGTCAACCGCAGGATCTGCTCGACAGCGCCGACGACGCGCCGATCATCCGTCTGCTGAATGCCCTGCTGGCCGAGGCCATCCGCGAGGGGGCGTCCGACATCCACATCGAGCCGTTCGAGCAGCACCTGGTGGTGCGGTTCCGGGTCGACGGCGTGCTGCGCGAGGTGCTGCGTCCGCAGCCGGCGCTGGCCAGCCTGGTCATCTCGCGCGTCAAGGTAATGGCCAGGCTCGACATCGCCGAAAAGCGTCTGCCGCAGGATGGCCGCATCTCGCTGCGCGTGGCCGGTCATGCGGTCGACGTGCGCGTGTCGACCATCCCCTCGGCGCACGGCGAGCGGGTGGTGCTGCGCCTGCTGGACAAGCAGGCCGGGCGGCTGGACCTGACCCATCTGGGTCTGCCGGACAGCCTGCTGACGCAGGTCGATGCGCTGATTCACCGCCCGCACGGCATCCTGCTGGTGACCGGCCCCACCGGCTCGGGCAAGACGACGTCCCTGTACGCCATGCTGACGCGGCTGAACGACCGCTCGCGCAACATCCTGACGGTCGAGGATCCGGTCGAGTATTACCTGGACGGCATCGGCCAGGTGCCGGTCAACGCGCGCATCGACATGAGCTTCGCCCGCGGCCTGCGCGCCATCCTGCGCCAGGACCCGGACGTGGTGATGGTCGGCGAAATCCGCGACCTGGAGACGGCGCAAATTGCCGTGCAGGCGAGTCTGACCGGTCATCTGGTGCTGTCCACGCTGCACACCAACACGGCCGCCGGTGCCGTCACGCGGTTGCGCGACATGGGTATTGAGCCGTTCTTGCTGGCCTCCAGCCTGATCGGCGTGATCGCCCAGCGCCTGGTGCGCAAGCTGTGCCCGCACTGCAAGCGGGCCTATACCGCCAGTGCCAGCGAGTGCACGTTGCTGGGCATGGATCCGGCCGAGCCGCCGACGCTGCACGCCGCCGTCGGGTGTGCGCAGTGTCTGGACAGCGGCTACCGCGGCCGCAGCGGCGTGTACGACCTGGTGCTGGTGGACGAGACCCTGCGCGGGCTGATCCATGACGGCGCCGCCGAGGCGGCGCTCGAAGAACACGCCCGGCGCCATACACCGAGCCTGTTCGACGATGGCCGCCGCCGCCTGCTGGCCGGCGACACCAGCCTTGACGAGCTGCTGCGCGTCACGCAGATGCAGTGA
- the gspK gene encoding type II secretion system minor pseudopilin GspK produces the protein MMRSPQRQRGVALILALLLMTIATVVAVAVASNEEFAIRRSSNVLRRAQASEYLTAGEYLAMARLRPAPSDAAAPSPVRIELPWPLDLPGQAQVQDAQGCFNLNVLSLPPGETDLAEQRLRRLLELLDLPPDIADQLLDWLDEDTNARFAGAEDDVYSRRRPPMRTPNAPLGDVSELRLLPAMDAEAYAALAPLVCALPAQAGINVNSAPPLLLMALAEGLRPGQARDLAARAAATPFASLDAFLADPALSGVLLDGGGLTVRSDWFTVRAQVTLDQLLLQRDSLLQVQDGRVRVRRRREQVAG, from the coding sequence ATGATGCGTTCCCCGCAGCGCCAGCGCGGCGTGGCCCTGATCCTCGCCCTGCTGCTGATGACGATCGCCACCGTGGTGGCGGTGGCGGTGGCCTCGAACGAGGAATTTGCCATCCGCCGCAGCAGCAACGTCCTGCGCCGCGCGCAGGCCAGCGAGTACCTGACCGCCGGCGAGTATCTGGCGATGGCTCGGCTGCGGCCGGCACCGTCGGATGCAGCGGCGCCGTCACCGGTACGCATCGAGCTGCCCTGGCCGCTGGACCTGCCGGGCCAGGCGCAGGTCCAGGACGCACAGGGCTGTTTCAACCTGAACGTCCTGTCGCTGCCGCCCGGTGAGACGGACCTGGCCGAACAGCGCTTGCGGCGCCTGCTGGAGCTGCTGGACCTGCCGCCCGACATCGCCGACCAGCTGCTCGACTGGCTGGACGAGGACACCAACGCGCGCTTTGCCGGCGCCGAGGACGATGTTTACAGCCGTCGCCGGCCGCCCATGCGCACGCCCAACGCGCCGCTGGGCGACGTCTCCGAGCTGCGCCTGCTGCCGGCCATGGACGCCGAGGCCTACGCCGCGCTGGCGCCGCTGGTCTGTGCCCTGCCGGCACAGGCGGGGATCAACGTCAACAGCGCGCCGCCGCTGCTGCTGATGGCGCTGGCCGAGGGTCTGCGCCCGGGCCAGGCACGCGATCTTGCCGCGCGCGCCGCGGCCACGCCGTTTGCCAGTCTCGACGCCTTCTTGGCGGACCCGGCGCTCAGCGGCGTGCTGCTGGACGGCGGCGGGCTCACGGTGCGTTCGGACTGGTTCACGGTGCGGGCGCAAGTCACGCTCGACCAACTGCTCCTGCAGCGCGACAGCCTGCTGCAGGTGCAGGACGGTCGGGTGCGCGTGCGCCGGCGCCGCGAGCAGGTGGCGGGCTGA
- the gspL gene encoding type II secretion system protein GspL, translating to MALQYFRWDGADAWQWLERGALQQGDTAAAASAAGGEPVGVVLAAPQVWVSAQTLPRLPAARLARAAMFALEDQLASDLDAVQVAVGKRRADGLTELAVIGRAQLDAALARLREAGLKVAGITPLAALLPVDACTVLAEPTCLTARLGAQASLCGAPQEIGPLLAALAPANLRWLQTPGGPPPEVDAEVIAVPAEQALCLTPTPASPDLLQGAYAPARPPGQWRPWRPAAVLAGLWLALLLAGGLLETARLGRQNAALRTAIGEEFTRLFPEEGRPVSLRAQAERRLKLLDRGARGGALPLLTVAVRALPPGQTLTALDYRDGALTLEFGLPDVAAVEALRTRLAAERAVKAELPMAVAEGGVVRTRLVLRPAPGASAVARQEGP from the coding sequence ATGGCGCTGCAGTATTTCCGCTGGGATGGCGCCGATGCCTGGCAGTGGCTCGAGCGCGGCGCGCTGCAGCAGGGCGATACCGCGGCCGCCGCGAGTGCCGCCGGCGGGGAGCCGGTGGGCGTCGTGCTGGCCGCGCCGCAGGTGTGGGTCAGTGCGCAGACCCTGCCGCGCCTGCCGGCCGCCCGGCTGGCCCGGGCGGCGATGTTTGCGCTCGAGGATCAACTGGCGAGCGATCTGGACGCCGTGCAGGTGGCGGTCGGCAAGCGCCGCGCCGACGGCCTGACCGAGCTGGCCGTGATCGGCCGTGCGCAGCTCGATGCCGCGCTTGCCCGCCTGCGCGAAGCGGGGCTGAAGGTCGCCGGCATCACGCCGCTGGCGGCCCTGCTGCCGGTCGACGCCTGTACCGTGCTGGCTGAGCCCACTTGCCTGACCGCGCGCCTGGGCGCCCAGGCCAGCCTGTGTGGCGCCCCGCAGGAGATCGGGCCTCTGCTGGCGGCCTTGGCTCCGGCGAACCTGCGTTGGCTGCAAACGCCAGGCGGGCCGCCGCCCGAAGTCGATGCCGAGGTAATCGCCGTGCCCGCCGAGCAGGCGCTTTGCCTCACCCCCACGCCGGCCAGCCCCGACTTGCTGCAGGGCGCCTACGCACCGGCGCGGCCGCCCGGCCAGTGGCGGCCGTGGCGCCCGGCGGCGGTGCTGGCCGGACTGTGGCTGGCGCTGCTGCTGGCCGGCGGGCTGCTCGAAACGGCGCGCCTTGGCCGGCAGAACGCTGCCCTGCGGACCGCCATCGGTGAGGAATTCACGCGCCTGTTTCCCGAAGAAGGTCGCCCGGTCAGCCTGCGGGCGCAGGCCGAGCGGCGCCTGAAATTGCTGGATCGGGGCGCCCGCGGCGGCGCGCTGCCGCTGCTGACCGTGGCGGTGCGTGCGCTGCCGCCCGGGCAGACGCTGACCGCACTCGATTACCGGGACGGTGCCCTGACGCTGGAATTCGGCCTGCCGGACGTGGCGGCGGTGGAGGCCTTGCGAACCCGCCTCGCGGCCGAGCGCGCGGTAAAGGCCGAGCTTCCGATGGCGGTGGCCGAAGGCGGCGTGGTGCGCACGCGACTGGTACTGCGCCCGGCGCCCGGCGCCAGCGCTGTGGCGCGGCAGGAGGGGCCATGA
- a CDS encoding dihydrolipoamide acetyltransferase family protein, translating to MAHEVLLPQWSMGMQDGQVTRWLKAPGDPVADGEAIAEVESSKVAGELLADRAGVFLRALVEVGEVVPVRTALCLIGAPGERIDAGAALARDAASTPIAPAPQRPAPSAGNATQVTPRARKLAVEHGIDLTQVRGSGPDGRIVEADIEALLGQVSDGTYSLAQRRGRIAERLLASLHGSAQLTLSRDIDVTDLTDWRARLPFRAGWGDLVGYAVSRVLGGHPPFNGTVEGDRVRIGSQVNLGFAVALEGGLVTPVIHDAGSKSLQNLTELTAELVSRARSGTLRPQDVDGGTFTLSNLGGHGIDAFTPIINPPQIAILGLGRVREVAQRSGDGIAWRQCMTVSLTFDHRIADGVPAAVFLQDLAQFLSRPEGFQSSA from the coding sequence ATGGCGCATGAAGTCCTGCTGCCGCAGTGGTCGATGGGCATGCAGGACGGCCAGGTCACACGCTGGCTGAAGGCCCCGGGCGATCCGGTCGCCGACGGCGAGGCGATCGCCGAGGTGGAGTCATCGAAGGTCGCGGGCGAGCTGCTGGCAGACCGCGCAGGCGTGTTCCTGCGCGCGCTGGTCGAGGTCGGCGAGGTGGTGCCGGTGCGCACGGCGCTGTGCCTGATCGGCGCGCCGGGCGAACGTATCGATGCCGGTGCAGCCCTTGCCCGGGACGCCGCCTCCACGCCCATCGCGCCTGCCCCGCAGCGCCCAGCCCCGTCCGCCGGGAACGCCACGCAGGTCACGCCGCGCGCACGCAAGCTGGCTGTCGAGCACGGCATCGACCTGACGCAGGTGCGCGGCAGCGGGCCTGACGGACGCATCGTGGAGGCCGACATCGAGGCCCTGCTGGGCCAAGTCAGCGACGGAACCTATTCGCTGGCCCAGCGCCGTGGCCGCATTGCCGAGCGCCTGCTCGCCAGCCTGCACGGCAGCGCACAGCTGACGCTGAGCCGGGACATTGACGTCACGGACCTGACCGACTGGCGCGCCCGCTTGCCCTTTCGTGCGGGCTGGGGCGACCTCGTCGGCTACGCCGTCAGCCGCGTGTTGGGCGGGCATCCGCCGTTCAACGGCACCGTCGAGGGCGACCGCGTCCGCATCGGCTCGCAGGTGAATCTGGGCTTTGCCGTGGCCCTGGAAGGCGGCCTGGTCACCCCGGTCATTCACGACGCCGGCAGCAAAAGCCTGCAGAACCTGACTGAACTGACGGCCGAGCTGGTCAGCCGCGCCCGCAGCGGAACGCTGCGCCCACAGGATGTCGACGGCGGCACCTTCACCCTCTCGAATCTGGGTGGCCACGGCATCGACGCCTTCACGCCCATCATCAACCCGCCGCAGATTGCCATTCTGGGCCTTGGCCGGGTGCGTGAGGTGGCGCAGCGCAGCGGTGACGGAATCGCCTGGCGCCAATGCATGACCGTGAGCCTGACGTTCGATCATCGCATCGCCGACGGCGTGCCGGCGGCTGTGTTTCTGCAGGATCTGGCGCAGTTCCTGAGTCGTCCGGAGGGCTTTCAGTCCAGCGCCTGA
- the gspF gene encoding type II secretion system inner membrane protein GspF, whose translation MAAYQYTAARPDGASTRGLIEADSARLARAELRRQGLLPLELTEVRASRAGAGFALRREHLNGQELALLTRQLAVMVDSGLPLEETLRSVAEQAEAPRLKRVLTAVRSRVLEGHSLNAALAEHPHSFAEYYRAAVSAGEAAGRMGPVMDRLADFMEQRQALQQRVMLALFYPATLTVVSIAVVIGLLTYVVPEIVQVFDRMGQALPWITRAMIAVSDFLRTWGLALLVALAAALIGTRLLLRVPALRLRFAAGVLRLPLLGRLMQGLDEARFTGTLGTLVGAGVNLVDALRVAARVVGNRHLRAGFEAAAERVREGAALNQALRRERLLPAMSLRLIASGEAGGELGAMLERAVTLQERALQNTVAVLLGVFEPALILSMGGAVLVIVLAILMPIFELNQLVK comes from the coding sequence ATGGCCGCCTATCAATACACCGCGGCGCGTCCGGACGGCGCCAGTACGCGCGGCCTGATCGAGGCCGACTCGGCGCGCCTGGCGCGCGCCGAGCTGCGCCGTCAGGGCCTGCTGCCGCTGGAGCTGACCGAGGTGCGGGCCAGCCGCGCCGGGGCCGGCTTCGCGCTGCGCCGCGAGCACCTGAACGGCCAGGAACTGGCGCTGCTGACGCGCCAGCTGGCGGTGATGGTCGACAGCGGCCTGCCGCTGGAAGAGACCCTGCGCAGCGTGGCCGAACAGGCCGAGGCGCCGCGCCTGAAGCGCGTGCTCACCGCCGTGCGCAGCCGCGTGCTGGAGGGACATTCCCTGAACGCCGCGCTGGCCGAGCACCCGCACAGCTTTGCCGAGTATTACCGCGCCGCGGTCAGTGCCGGCGAGGCCGCCGGGCGCATGGGGCCGGTCATGGATCGCCTGGCCGATTTCATGGAACAGCGCCAGGCGCTGCAGCAGCGGGTGATGCTGGCGCTGTTCTACCCGGCCACGCTGACGGTGGTGTCGATCGCCGTCGTGATCGGCCTGCTGACCTACGTGGTGCCGGAAATCGTGCAGGTGTTCGACCGCATGGGCCAAGCGCTGCCGTGGATCACGCGCGCCATGATCGCGGTCAGCGACTTCCTGCGCACCTGGGGGCTGGCGCTGCTGGTGGCGCTGGCGGCGGCGCTGATCGGCACGCGACTGCTGCTGCGCGTGCCGGCGCTGCGGCTGCGGTTTGCGGCCGGCGTGCTGCGCCTGCCGCTGCTCGGGCGGCTCATGCAGGGTCTGGACGAGGCGCGCTTCACCGGCACGCTGGGCACGCTGGTCGGTGCCGGCGTGAATCTGGTCGATGCGCTGCGCGTGGCGGCGCGGGTGGTCGGCAACCGGCACCTGCGGGCGGGCTTCGAGGCAGCGGCGGAGCGCGTGCGCGAGGGCGCGGCGCTGAACCAGGCGCTGCGCCGCGAACGCCTGCTGCCGGCCATGAGCCTGCGCTTGATCGCCAGCGGCGAGGCCGGCGGCGAACTGGGTGCCATGCTCGAACGCGCCGTCACCCTGCAGGAGCGGGCCTTGCAGAACACCGTGGCGGTGCTGCTGGGCGTGTTCGAGCCGGCGCTGATCCTGTCCATGGGCGGCGCGGTGCTGGTCATCGTGCTGGCCATCCTGATGCCCATTTTCGAACTCAACCAACTGGTGAAGTGA
- a CDS encoding type II secretion system protein N: protein MKVASSAGPQRLPARVAAVLFAGLLAQACFDLWRSRQEVLEGPAAAVRAEPVASPSGADVSLIIDRHLFGQPASDAVAQAAPETRANLVLGGIWFAPGTEGYALIGEPGQRQRLYRVGAQLPAEAQLLEIQADRVLLRRHGQRELLLLRPQVPESASPSASAATPVELMRKRFR, encoded by the coding sequence ATGAAGGTGGCGAGCAGCGCGGGGCCGCAGCGCTTACCGGCACGCGTGGCCGCCGTGCTGTTTGCCGGGCTCCTGGCGCAGGCCTGCTTCGACCTGTGGCGCAGCCGGCAGGAGGTCCTGGAAGGCCCGGCCGCCGCGGTGCGGGCCGAGCCTGTGGCGTCGCCGTCCGGGGCCGATGTTTCGTTGATCATCGACCGGCATCTGTTCGGTCAGCCGGCGTCCGATGCCGTGGCGCAGGCGGCGCCTGAAACCCGGGCCAACCTGGTGCTGGGGGGTATCTGGTTCGCGCCGGGAACCGAAGGCTACGCCCTGATCGGCGAGCCTGGCCAGCGGCAGCGTCTGTACCGCGTCGGCGCGCAGCTGCCGGCGGAGGCGCAGTTGCTGGAGATTCAGGCCGATCGCGTGCTGCTGCGCCGTCACGGGCAGCGCGAGCTGTTGCTCCTGCGCCCGCAGGTGCCCGAATCCGCCTCGCCCTCCGCGAGCGCGGCCACCCCTGTCGAACTGATGAGAAAAAGGTTTCGATGA
- the gspI gene encoding type II secretion system minor pseudopilin GspI, translating to MHGPMRGFTLLEVLIALVVVAVTLAAATAAIGGAARRQRGLEERTFATWAAHNTLGRLRLDGLPGDHVERQQAMAGERLQVTVQAHDEEALRRLELVVHRVGEDEVLARLTGFLPLPTVEPLPGAESPQQPAPAGASGPVPEPPP from the coding sequence ATGCACGGGCCGATGCGCGGCTTCACGCTGCTGGAGGTGCTGATCGCGCTGGTGGTGGTGGCGGTCACGCTGGCGGCCGCCACGGCGGCGATCGGCGGCGCGGCGCGCCGGCAACGGGGCCTTGAGGAGCGCACCTTTGCCACCTGGGCGGCGCACAACACGCTCGGGCGGCTGCGTCTGGACGGTCTGCCGGGCGATCACGTCGAGCGGCAGCAGGCAATGGCGGGGGAGCGATTGCAGGTCACGGTGCAGGCTCACGACGAGGAAGCGTTGCGGCGGCTTGAGCTGGTGGTGCATCGGGTCGGCGAGGATGAAGTTTTGGCGCGCCTGACCGGATTCCTGCCGCTGCCGACGGTGGAGCCGCTGCCAGGGGCCGAGTCGCCGCAGCAGCCGGCGCCCGCTGGGGCATCGGGGCCGGTACCGGAGCCGCCGCCGTGA